Proteins encoded together in one Panthera uncia isolate 11264 chromosome A2, Puncia_PCG_1.0, whole genome shotgun sequence window:
- the SH2D3A gene encoding SH2 domain-containing protein 3A isoform X3 gives MEKTSPASPGTTAPCPVRTRKWSDSQPAGLEHMGRSREDHCGPEASAMPTCALPRMGSDPVLLKTPAPLGSVADSLRASDGQLHAKAPTKPPRTPSLVLRDASGRPPTYCELVPRVPGAQGTPPGHSSPETEAPWWEAEEEEEEESRSFARPQAEVSFCPSNNPSCLLGPQNRPLEPRVLSTLRGLFLEHHPGSTALHLLLADCQATGLLGVTKAQRGAMGVASGLELLTLPHGHRLRLELLERHEALALAGALAVLGCAGPLEERAATLRGLVELALALGPGAAGDLPGLAAVMGALLMPQVSRLERTWRQLRRSHTEAALAFEQELKPLMRALDEGAGPCDPGEVALPHVVPAVRLLEGEELPGPLDESCERLLRTLHRARQMAQDAPKFREAAARRLRGFRPNPQLREALTTGFVQRLLWGSRGVGAPQAARLEKFQRVLSVLSQRLEPDG, from the exons AAGCCTCAGCCATGCCCACGTGTGCCCTCCCTCGGATGGGTAGTGACCCTGTGTTGCTAAAGACCCCAGCTCCCCTGGGGTCCGTTGCTGACAGCCTCAGGGCCTCCGATGGGCAGCTTCATGCCAAGGCACCAACCAAGCCACCTCGAACACCCTCGCTGGTGCTGCGTGATGCGTCTGGACGCCCCCCAACGTACTGTGAGCTGGTGCCCCGAGTGCCCGGTGCCCAAGGAACACCCCCTGGCCACAGCAGCCCGGAGACAGAGGCCCCATGGTGGGAagctgaagaggaagaggaggaagagagtagAAGTTTTGCAAGACCACAGGCTGaggtctctttctgcccctctaaCAACCCCTCCTGCCTGCTGGGCCCCCAGAATCGGCCCCTGGAACCCAGAGTCCTGAGTACTCTCCGTGGCCTGTTCCTGGAGCACCATCCTGGGAGCACTGCCCTCCACCTATTATTGGCGGACTGTCAG GCTACAGGACTTCTGGGAGTGACCAAGGCTCAGCGGGGTGCCATGGGGGTTGCCTCTGGCCTGGAGCTGCTCACGCTTCCCCATGGGCATCGCTTGAGGTTGGAACTTCTGGAGAG ACATGAGGCGCTGGCCCTGGCTGGGGCTCTGGCTGTGCTGGGCTGCGCAGGCCCGCTGGAGGAGCGCGCGGCCACCCTTCGGGGCCTGGTGGAGTTGGCACTGGCCCTGGGGCCAGGGGCGGCGGGGGACCTGCCTGGACTGGCCGCGGTCATGGGCGCCCTGCTCATGCCCCAG GTGTCCCGGTTGGAACGCACGTGGCGCCAGCTCAGAAGGAGCCACACAGAGGCCGCGCTGGCCTTCGAGCAGGAGCTGAAGCCTCTGATGCGGGCGCTGGATGAGGGCGCCG GACCCTGCGACCCCGGCGAGGTGGCGCTGCCGCACGTGGTGCCCGCGGTGCGCCTGCTGGAGGGCGAGGAACTCCCGGGGCCGCTAGACGAAAGCTGCGAGCGGCTGCTGCGTACCCTGCACCGGGCGCGTCAGATGGCTCAGGACGCGCCCAAGTTCCGCGAAGCGGCGGCCCGGCGCCTGCGAG gaTTCCGTCCGAACCCGCAGCTGAGGGAGGCCCTGACCACAGGCTTCGTGCAAAGGCTGCTCTGGGGAAGCCGAGGCGTGGGGGCACCGCAAGCTGCACGTCTTGAGAAGTTCCAGCGCGTCCTCAGCGTCCTTTCACAGCGCCTGGAGCCGGATGGTTGA